The segment CCCGACGTCAAGCCGGGCATCCTGGAGAAGGGCATCCTTCTTCGCCTGCGCTTCGAGCTCGACCTCTACATCAACCTGCGGCCCGTCAAGCTTTATCCCGGCGTCGACACGCCGCTGGCCAACAAGGGCCCCGAGCACATCGACTTCGTCGTCGTGCGCGAGAACACCGAAGGCCTGTACGCCGGCGCCGGCGGCAGCCTGCGGCGCGGCACGCCCCACGAAGTGGCCGTGCAGGAATCGATCAATACGCGCATGGGCGTCGAGCGCTGCCTGCGCTACGCGTTCGATTTCACGCGCAGGCGCAACCGCAACAAGACGCTGACCCTTTGCGGCAAGACCAACGTGCTGACCTACGCGTTCGACCTGTGGGAGCGCGCCTTCCACGAGATCGGACAGGCCGACTACAAGGACATCAAGCGCGACTACGCGCACGTCGATGCGACGTGCATGTGGATGGTCAAGAACCCCGAATGGTTCGACGTGATCGTCACCGACAACATGTTCGGCGACATCATCACCGACCTCGGCGCGATGATCCAGGGCGGCATGGGCATCGCAGCCGGCGGCAACATTCATCCCGGCAAGGTCTCGATGTTCGAGCCGATCGGCGGCTCGGCGCCCAAGTACACCGGGCTCGGCGTCATCAACCCGATGGCGGCAATCGCTGCAGCGCAGATGATGCTTGCCGAGCTCGGCGAGGACGCAGCGGCCGACCGCATCGAAAGCGCAATCGCTTACGTCGCTGCCGAGAAGCTGGAATCGATGAACGCCGGCAAGATGGGATTCTCGACCTCGCAGGTCGGAGACCTGGTCGCAGACGCAGTGGCCACCGGGCGCTGAGCGCCCGCGGCGCCGCCGCAGCCCGTACTGCGAACCCGGGGGGCGCTACAAATTTTGTAGCAGCCGCGGCGGCGCGGTGAGTCGAAAGGCTCAGTCGCCTTTGTTCGGTGCTACCCTGACGCGAAACGCCGCCTGCGTCTTTCCGCGCACGAAAAGCCCGATCAGGCGACTCAGCATCGGGTATTTCTTCGCCACGGCGTCGCGGAAACGCTGAAGGTCGGCCTGCGTGATCGGCTCGACGCTGACGT is part of the Candidatus Binatia bacterium genome and harbors:
- a CDS encoding 3-isopropylmalate dehydrogenase, translating into MHKIAVLGGDGTGPEVVAEALKVLDAASKVCGFKYETTTFDFGGDRYLRTGEVLPDSATSDLQKFDAILLGAIGHPDVKPGILEKGILLRLRFELDLYINLRPVKLYPGVDTPLANKGPEHIDFVVVRENTEGLYAGAGGSLRRGTPHEVAVQESINTRMGVERCLRYAFDFTRRRNRNKTLTLCGKTNVLTYAFDLWERAFHEIGQADYKDIKRDYAHVDATCMWMVKNPEWFDVIVTDNMFGDIITDLGAMIQGGMGIAAGGNIHPGKVSMFEPIGGSAPKYTGLGVINPMAAIAAAQMMLAELGEDAAADRIESAIAYVAAEKLESMNAGKMGFSTSQVGDLVADAVATGR